The following coding sequences lie in one Caldisericia bacterium genomic window:
- the gspE gene encoding type II secretion system ATPase GspE has protein sequence MGRNDLIGNVLISNGIITEEQLKKALEEQKRTGERLLDVLKRLGVIDEETLAKIIAKQWGYPYIDLSTVEIDKETVHLISEEIARRFEVIPFGRTEEGEIMVAISDPTNIFAIDFLRNYLKNVKIYVASKESIIGNIEKYYSMEKTVKEAVMEMTGGVEVETEEEETELSIDEARSLAETAPIIRLMNQIITEAIVSRASDIHIEPQKRSVRVRYRIDGVLNDAMSLPKNIQPGLVSRVKIMANLDIAERRRPQDGRINLKFRGREIDLRVSILPAIFGEKVVMRILDKEKSLIPLEKLGFSEESLTIFKSLITQPYGMILITGPTGSGKSTTLYAVLRILNSPKVNILTAEDPVEYQLDGITQVQVNPKIGLTFANALRSFLRQDPDIILVGEIRDRETAQIAMEAALTGHLVFSTLHTNDSFSAPTRLIDMGIEPYLIASALIGVTAQRLVRKICNNCKTEIKPSRYILEQLGIEDENMVFYKGKGCPICNNTGYKGRIAVQEILKIDDNIREMILKRASSTEIKEYAVKNGTKTLLHDALDKARKGITSLEEVLRVISTVEVMEG, from the coding sequence ATGGGTAGAAATGACCTTATAGGTAATGTACTTATCTCCAATGGAATCATTACTGAGGAACAACTCAAGAAAGCCCTTGAAGAACAGAAAAGGACAGGGGAAAGACTCCTGGATGTATTGAAGAGATTAGGGGTAATAGATGAAGAGACCCTTGCCAAAATCATAGCAAAGCAGTGGGGTTATCCATATATTGATCTTTCCACTGTTGAAATAGACAAGGAAACTGTTCATCTTATAAGTGAAGAGATAGCCAGAAGATTTGAAGTGATACCCTTTGGAAGAACAGAGGAAGGAGAGATTATGGTAGCCATTTCTGACCCAACAAATATCTTTGCCATTGATTTTCTAAGGAATTACTTGAAGAATGTAAAGATATATGTGGCATCAAAGGAGTCCATCATAGGAAATATCGAGAAATACTACTCCATGGAGAAAACTGTAAAAGAAGCTGTCATGGAAATGACAGGAGGTGTGGAGGTTGAAACTGAAGAAGAGGAAACTGAACTATCCATTGATGAAGCAAGAAGTTTAGCAGAGACAGCACCTATTATAAGATTGATGAATCAGATAATAACTGAGGCAATTGTATCTCGAGCTTCAGATATTCACATAGAACCCCAGAAAAGATCGGTGAGGGTAAGGTACAGAATAGATGGAGTCTTAAACGATGCCATGTCTCTACCCAAAAACATCCAACCAGGTCTTGTCTCAAGAGTAAAAATTATGGCAAATCTTGACATTGCAGAGAGAAGAAGACCTCAGGATGGAAGAATCAATCTAAAATTTAGAGGAAGAGAGATAGATTTGAGGGTCTCCATTCTTCCAGCAATATTTGGAGAGAAGGTTGTAATGAGAATACTTGACAAGGAAAAATCTCTTATTCCATTGGAGAAACTCGGATTTTCTGAAGAGAGCTTAACCATATTTAAGTCATTGATTACCCAGCCTTATGGAATGATACTTATCACTGGTCCAACTGGCTCTGGTAAGTCAACAACCCTTTATGCAGTTTTAAGAATTCTTAATTCACCAAAGGTTAATATTCTTACTGCTGAGGATCCTGTGGAGTATCAACTCGATGGAATAACACAGGTTCAGGTCAATCCTAAAATTGGATTAACTTTTGCCAATGCTCTAAGATCCTTCCTAAGGCAGGATCCAGATATAATTCTTGTTGGAGAGATAAGGGATAGAGAGACTGCTCAAATAGCCATGGAAGCTGCATTAACAGGACACCTTGTTTTCTCCACGCTTCACACAAATGACTCCTTTTCTGCACCTACAAGACTCATTGATATGGGAATAGAACCATATCTTATAGCATCTGCCCTTATCGGGGTTACTGCCCAGAGACTGGTAAGGAAGATATGCAACAACTGTAAAACTGAGATTAAACCAAGTAGATACATACTTGAGCAGCTTGGAATAGAGGATGAAAATATGGTATTTTATAAAGGAAAAGGCTGTCCCATATGCAATAATACAGGATACAAAGGAAGAATAGCGGTTCAGGAGATTTTAAAGATAGATGACAACATAAGAGAGATGATACTTAAGAGAGCATCATCCACAGAGATTAAAGAGTATGCTGTAAAGAATGGAACGAAAACACTTTTACATGACGCACTTGATAAGGCACGCAAGGGTATAACTTCACTCGAAGAGGTATTAAGGGTTATATCAACTGTGGAGGTAATGGAGGGATGA
- a CDS encoding type II secretion system protein GspG: protein MLKGDGFSLIEIMVVVAIILILTTIAILIYTSPSIKTLAKKAKTKEELHMIQIALEAYHTDLKRYPPESNWMDELLGEGVLIYNTERVSYIGKIPKDPFSPDNYYNYSLSNGIYYIWSVGPDGENDSHTDDDIVKTNS, encoded by the coding sequence ATGCTTAAAGGGGATGGCTTCAGTTTAATTGAAATTATGGTAGTTGTTGCTATAATATTGATCCTTACAACTATTGCAATACTCATATATACATCTCCGAGCATAAAAACACTTGCAAAAAAAGCGAAGACGAAAGAAGAACTCCATATGATTCAAATAGCACTGGAGGCATACCATACAGATTTAAAAAGATATCCTCCAGAAAGTAACTGGATGGATGAGCTTCTTGGAGAAGGTGTGTTAATTTATAACACGGAAAGAGTAAGTTACATAGGTAAAATACCTAAGGATCCATTCTCTCCAGATAATTATTACAACTATTCTCTCTCCAATGGTATATACTACATCTGGTCAGTTGGACCAGATGGAGAGAATGATAGCCACACCGATGATGATATAGTAAAAACAAACTCATGA
- a CDS encoding YqeG family HAD IIIA-type phosphatase has translation MLKLLKPKESFKRIEDIDLKNYMGTFDALIIDLDNTLVTRGSEYIEEDVLKWIEYAKKHFKIGIISNNYKKRVEFIEKRFGFPSIGRGLKPLPFSFKKLMKILKTKEDRTIVIGDQIFTDILGGNLLGCYTILVEPKDKSKDFFLTKIMRFFESLFRKNIL, from the coding sequence ATGCTTAAACTTCTGAAACCAAAGGAATCCTTTAAAAGAATAGAAGATATAGACCTTAAAAATTATATGGGTACATTTGATGCACTTATCATTGATCTTGACAATACCCTGGTAACAAGAGGGAGTGAGTATATAGAGGAAGATGTTTTAAAATGGATAGAATATGCGAAGAAGCACTTTAAAATAGGAATCATATCAAATAACTATAAAAAAAGGGTAGAATTCATAGAAAAGAGATTTGGTTTCCCATCCATAGGCAGGGGACTCAAACCCTTACCTTTCTCATTTAAAAAACTTATGAAGATACTTAAGACTAAAGAAGATAGGACCATTGTAATTGGGGATCAGATCTTTACAGACATTCTTGGGGGTAATCTACTCGGATGTTACACAATTCTGGTTGAACCAAAGGATAAATCAAAAGATTTCTTTCTAACAAAGATAATGAGATTTTTTGAATCTCTTTTTAGAAAAAATATACTGTGA
- a CDS encoding DUF4388 domain-containing protein yields the protein MELSGSLKDFSVKDIIKFIFSSKKTGTLSISGKVKFYGTIEGKIYFDKGEIINAEAAGKEGESVIYLILMADEGSFSFSKEIDKKVKRKIEKKTEEILLEGMKRVELLNKLIKKLPPLDTDALFDVNPSSPSSEISLTKEEWYVINLFKGGKKIKDVLMDSSLPDFDTLKAILSLISSGFIKHFEIMEIIPDHSEKAKKILKDYSGIGPPLFPTANAKANRLFYKIDGKKNLLDLSKETELDREEVLSCFFLLLHKGFVTSNVDSSTLDLIEEQLKKSS from the coding sequence ATGGAATTATCTGGAAGTTTAAAAGATTTTTCTGTTAAAGATATCATTAAATTCATCTTCTCCTCAAAGAAAACAGGAACTCTCTCTATATCCGGTAAAGTAAAATTTTACGGTACAATTGAAGGCAAGATATATTTTGATAAGGGCGAAATTATAAATGCAGAAGCAGCTGGCAAAGAGGGAGAGAGTGTAATTTATTTGATTCTAATGGCAGATGAAGGTAGTTTTTCCTTTTCAAAGGAAATAGATAAAAAAGTCAAGAGAAAGATAGAGAAGAAAACAGAGGAGATATTGCTTGAGGGGATGAAAAGAGTAGAGTTGTTAAATAAACTTATTAAAAAATTACCTCCCTTAGATACAGATGCATTATTTGATGTCAATCCATCTTCACCATCATCAGAAATATCTCTTACTAAAGAAGAGTGGTATGTTATTAACCTGTTTAAAGGTGGAAAGAAAATAAAGGATGTTTTAATGGATAGTTCACTTCCAGATTTTGATACATTGAAAGCCATTCTTTCTCTCATATCATCAGGTTTTATTAAACATTTTGAAATTATGGAGATCATTCCAGATCACAGCGAGAAAGCGAAGAAGATTCTAAAAGATTACTCTGGAATAGGTCCTCCACTCTTTCCTACAGCGAATGCAAAGGCGAATAGACTATTCTACAAAATTGATGGTAAGAAAAACCTCTTAGATTTATCTAAAGAGACAGAATTAGACAGAGAAGAGGTTCTCTCATGCTTCTTCCTTCTTTTACATAAAGGCTTTGTTACTTCAAATGTTGATTCAAGTACATTAGATCTGATTGAGGAACAATTAAAGAAAAGCTCATGA
- a CDS encoding type II secretion system F family protein produces MAVFRYKGRNMYGKLVQGKMEAESPESLEATLRRRGISQITIEKVEGISGIEGILYKFFGKRGVSLRALLFFTRQFTTMLKAGLPLTRILDILSFQSPGKRLREVAKKIKKDVESGIPLSTSMMNFPTIFSSLYVNMIKAGEVGGNLDRSFERVTEFLENDYRLRQKIKGAMSYPMFVLVIAFSLGFFMLTVFVPRFAGFFADLNVPLPAMTQFTLNLSLWLKKNWWIVILGVVGLIIAFNLFKTTPYGREKTDAFKLKMPILGKLNHLTAMARFSATLSSLLAAGVPLLQALDTVGGVLDNVIIQREIQKIEERVRRGETLSKPMEESGLFTPMVVQMTAIGEETGELEEMLMKVAQFYEEEVNRAVEQLTSLIEPLLILFVGGIIGFIIISLYLPIFYMVGQIR; encoded by the coding sequence GTGGCAGTATTTAGATATAAAGGGAGAAATATGTATGGAAAACTTGTCCAAGGAAAAATGGAGGCTGAATCTCCTGAGAGTCTTGAAGCTACCTTAAGGAGAAGGGGAATCTCCCAGATAACTATTGAAAAGGTTGAGGGGATTTCTGGCATAGAAGGAATTCTCTACAAATTTTTTGGTAAAAGAGGAGTCAGTTTAAGAGCACTCCTATTCTTCACGAGGCAGTTTACCACAATGCTCAAGGCAGGTCTTCCATTGACAAGGATTCTTGACATTCTGTCCTTCCAGTCACCTGGAAAAAGATTGAGAGAGGTAGCAAAAAAGATAAAAAAAGATGTGGAAAGTGGAATACCTTTATCTACATCTATGATGAACTTCCCTACCATTTTCTCCAGCTTGTATGTGAACATGATAAAAGCAGGAGAGGTAGGCGGAAATCTGGATAGATCTTTTGAAAGGGTTACAGAATTTCTTGAGAATGATTATAGATTGAGACAGAAAATAAAAGGCGCCATGAGCTATCCGATGTTTGTATTAGTTATTGCTTTTTCCCTTGGTTTCTTTATGCTAACAGTGTTTGTACCAAGATTTGCCGGTTTCTTCGCAGACTTGAATGTTCCATTACCTGCGATGACTCAATTCACTCTAAACCTTTCCCTCTGGCTTAAGAAAAACTGGTGGATTGTAATTCTTGGAGTAGTAGGTTTAATTATAGCTTTCAACCTGTTTAAAACAACTCCTTACGGTAGAGAGAAAACTGATGCCTTTAAATTAAAGATGCCTATTCTTGGAAAATTGAATCATCTAACAGCAATGGCAAGATTCAGTGCTACACTTTCCTCACTCCTTGCAGCAGGAGTTCCTCTTCTTCAAGCCCTTGACACAGTTGGAGGAGTGCTTGACAATGTAATAATCCAGAGAGAGATACAAAAAATAGAAGAAAGAGTGAGAAGAGGAGAAACTCTATCCAAACCAATGGAGGAATCTGGTCTCTTTACACCAATGGTTGTTCAAATGACTGCAATAGGAGAAGAGACTGGAGAGCTTGAAGAAATGCTCATGAAGGTTGCTCAGTTTTATGAAGAAGAGGTAAATAGAGCAGTGGAGCAGCTTACCTCACTGATTGAACCATTGCTAATTCTATTTGTGGGAGGAATTATAGGATTTATAATTATTTCTTTATATCTTCCAATATTCTACATGGTGGGACAGATAAGATAA
- a CDS encoding type IV pilus twitching motility protein PilT, translated as MNYSLQDLLNICKKKNASDLHLTAGLPPVFRIKKRLVPLKSEPLTSEEVEELVYPIMNDEQKEKFKEEWEIDFSFGVHNVGRFRVNVFRQRQTVAAAFRVIPWEIPTFEQLGLPKAINKVVELEKGFVLVTGATGSGKSTTLASVIDKINSTRSVHIITIEDPIEYLHKHKKSIVVQRELGSDTRSFPKALRSVLREDPDVILVGEMRDLETISSAITAAETGHLVFATLHTNSAAQSIDRIVDVFPPYQQQQIRIQLSNVLSAIFTQQLVERRDGSGLVLASEVLIVTPAVRNLIRENKSYQINTIIQTSKDLGMQTMNQALKDLYEHNLISFETAIRYSYDPSELLKMLGREDISGSI; from the coding sequence ATGAATTACAGCCTTCAAGACCTTCTAAATATATGTAAAAAGAAAAATGCCTCTGACTTACACCTTACCGCTGGTTTACCACCTGTCTTCAGAATCAAAAAGAGACTTGTTCCTTTAAAATCTGAACCCCTTACATCTGAAGAAGTTGAGGAACTTGTATATCCAATAATGAATGATGAACAAAAGGAAAAATTCAAAGAGGAATGGGAGATAGACTTCTCTTTTGGTGTACATAATGTTGGTAGATTCAGGGTAAATGTATTTAGACAGAGACAAACTGTTGCTGCTGCATTTAGAGTCATACCATGGGAAATTCCCACCTTTGAACAACTTGGGCTTCCAAAAGCTATAAACAAAGTTGTGGAATTAGAGAAAGGCTTTGTTCTTGTCACCGGTGCCACAGGAAGTGGAAAATCCACAACTCTTGCATCTGTTATAGATAAGATAAACTCAACGAGAAGTGTCCATATAATCACCATTGAGGACCCAATAGAGTATCTTCATAAACACAAAAAAAGTATAGTAGTTCAAAGAGAACTTGGATCTGATACAAGAAGTTTTCCAAAGGCATTGAGAAGTGTCTTAAGAGAGGATCCAGATGTTATACTCGTGGGTGAGATGAGAGATCTTGAGACAATCTCGAGTGCTATAACTGCAGCAGAGACAGGTCATCTTGTCTTTGCAACACTTCATACTAACTCTGCAGCTCAAAGTATCGATAGAATTGTAGATGTCTTTCCTCCATATCAGCAACAACAGATAAGAATTCAACTCTCCAATGTTTTATCAGCAATATTTACCCAACAACTCGTTGAAAGAAGAGATGGAAGTGGACTTGTTCTTGCATCAGAAGTCTTAATAGTTACCCCTGCTGTAAGAAACCTTATAAGAGAAAATAAATCCTATCAAATAAACACAATTATTCAAACATCTAAAGATTTGGGTATGCAGACCATGAATCAGGCACTAAAAGATCTGTACGAACACAACCTTATCAGTTTTGAAACCGCAATAAGATACTCTTATGACCCATCAGAACTACTAAAAATGTTAGGTAGGGAGGATATAAGTGGCAGTATTTAG